Proteins encoded within one genomic window of Acidihalobacter prosperus:
- a CDS encoding BolA/IbaG family iron-sulfur metabolism protein — protein sequence MQDGEIVRRVRARYPDAAIAVAGEDCSFELTVVSETFAGMGLLARQRAVLALFAEDIRRGTLHALSVTARTPAEQSDASAAGLTRLTF from the coding sequence ATGCAGGATGGCGAAATCGTCAGGCGCGTGCGGGCGCGTTATCCGGACGCCGCGATCGCGGTGGCGGGGGAGGATTGCAGCTTCGAGCTGACGGTGGTCAGCGAGACCTTTGCCGGCATGGGGCTGCTCGCGCGGCAGAGGGCGGTGCTGGCGCTGTTCGCCGAGGATATCCGTCGCGGCACCCTGCATGCGCTGTCGGTGACGGCGCGCACGCCGGCCGAGCAGTCGGACGCATCCGCCGCAGGCCTGACCCGGCTCACTTTTTGA
- a CDS encoding dinitrogenase iron-molybdenum cofactor biosynthesis protein, which produces MNVANIDRDTALRIALAARSLPDTDLSTLIEVLNDRLGTPLDLDKLARITVTDLKAGIGSLDGEEDSENTDGMDRGGLEPIKLAVRILWGETSEDDSLPRPAAYAEDDMPGSIRVAIASNSGANLDGHFGSCLRFLVYQVSAGEIRLIDIRSAAAADHADDKNLFRVDLIRDCQVLYVVSVGGPAAAKIVRADIHPMKKLEGGPAEDVLADLQQVIRHSPPPWLAKILGISREKRFRRYTGAEEAEARD; this is translated from the coding sequence ATGAACGTTGCCAATATCGACCGCGACACCGCGCTGCGCATCGCACTGGCGGCGCGCAGTCTGCCGGACACCGATTTGTCCACCTTGATCGAGGTGCTCAACGATCGACTGGGCACGCCGCTCGATCTGGACAAGCTCGCACGCATCACCGTGACCGACCTCAAGGCCGGTATCGGCAGCCTGGACGGCGAGGAGGACAGCGAGAATACCGACGGCATGGATCGGGGCGGACTGGAGCCGATCAAGCTCGCGGTACGCATTTTGTGGGGCGAAACCAGCGAGGACGATAGCTTGCCCAGGCCGGCGGCCTATGCCGAGGATGATATGCCGGGATCGATCCGCGTGGCGATCGCCTCCAACAGCGGCGCTAATCTGGACGGACATTTCGGTTCCTGTCTGCGCTTTCTGGTTTATCAGGTTTCCGCCGGCGAGATACGCCTGATCGATATCCGTTCGGCTGCGGCGGCCGACCATGCCGACGACAAGAATCTTTTCCGGGTCGATCTGATTCGCGACTGTCAGGTGCTGTATGTCGTTTCCGTGGGCGGGCCGGCGGCCGCCAAGATCGTGCGTGCCGATATTCATCCAATGAAGAAGCTGGAGGGCGGGCCGGCGGAAGACGTGCTGGCCGATCTGCAGCAGGTGATCCGGCATTCGCCGCCGCCTTGGCTCGCCAAGATACTCGGCATTTCGCGCGAAAAACGGTTTCGCCGCTATACCGGCGCCGAGGAAGCGGAAGCTCGGGACTGA
- a CDS encoding Nif11-like leader peptide family natural product precursor, with product MSIQAIAAFSAKARADAALGAQLKGCQKLKEMFALAREHGFEFDEDTLYPPNEPQFTADQISERLAKALLRA from the coding sequence ATGTCGATTCAGGCTATTGCCGCCTTTTCCGCCAAGGCGCGCGCGGACGCCGCGCTGGGTGCCCAGCTCAAGGGCTGCCAGAAGCTCAAGGAAATGTTCGCGCTCGCCCGCGAGCACGGTTTTGAGTTCGACGAGGACACGCTGTATCCGCCGAACGAGCCGCAGTTCACCGCCGATCAGATCTCCGAGCGTCTCGCCAAGGCGCTGTTGCGCGCCTGA